The Pseudomonas sp. Marseille-Q3773 DNA window TTCCGCCGGCACGATACAGCCCTTTTCCGGGTGCCCCATGACCGGGTCGCACAAGTACAGGGCCTTTGGGTTCACCGCCTTGATCCGCGCGACACCAGCCAGAATCGCCCGGCCTTGCTCAGCGCTGCCCAGATAGCCTGACAGCACCGCATCGCAGTGGCCCAGCTCGCCAATGTTGGAAATGCCTTCCACCAACGCAGGAATTTGCGCCGGAGCAAGCACTTCACCTGCCCACTGGCCATACTGTGTGTGATTGGAGAACTGCACGGTATTGAGCGGCCAGACATTGACCCCGATACGCTGCATGGGAAACACCGCCGCGCTGTTGCCGGCGTGGCCGAACACCACGTGGGACTGGATCGCGAGCAGATGCGGGGTACGTTTCATGCGGGAGATTTCCAAAGCAGTTTCAAAGAATTGTGCGCAACGCAGTATGGACTCGATTGCCACCTGTACGACAGGCCAGGGACGCAGTTAAGCTGGATTGACCTGTTTGGAGCAGATGTAAATGTTGACCCTGGAACACCTCTTCATCCTGATGCTGGTAGCTACGGCAGGCGCCTGGCTGTGGCACAACCACGGTTTGCGTGAAAAAGCCCTGGAGCGGGTCAAACAGCACTGCGCCAAGCTCGACCTCGAGTTGCTCGACGATGCCGTCGCGCTCAAGCGCATCGCCTTTGTACGGGATGCCAACGGCCGCAAGCGCCTGGCGCGTGTCTATGCCTTCGAATTCACGGTTACCGGCGAGCAACGCCATCCCGGTACCATAACCCAGTTCGGCGCACACAGCGTGCAGATCGAACTGGCGCCCTACCCGTTCGAAATCAAGACCCCGCCACGCGCTGACAACGTCATCGAGATGCAGCAATGGCGCCAGGAGCACAACCGTTGGCGCAACTGATCAGCTGACGCGACATTCGCTCAAACCGGCTTGTAACGCCGTTTGCGGCTGTGGCTGGTTGAAAATCAGCTCGATGCGGGTATCCCGGCGCCAGTCGCTGGGCTGCCAGA harbors:
- a CDS encoding DUF3301 domain-containing protein, with product MLTLEHLFILMLVATAGAWLWHNHGLREKALERVKQHCAKLDLELLDDAVALKRIAFVRDANGRKRLARVYAFEFTVTGEQRHPGTITQFGAHSVQIELAPYPFEIKTPPRADNVIEMQQWRQEHNRWRN